GCACGTTTCCTGCGGCCTTGTGACCGAACCGGAAGTTGGGCCCCTCGATGACCAGCTGTGCGTGCAGCTTGTCGACGAGCACCTTCACGATGAAGTCGGCCGGAGCGAGCTTCGAGAACTCGGTGGTGAACGGAAGGATCAGCACCGCGTCCACGCCGAGCTCGGCCATCAGCTCGGCGCGGCGGTGGTGCGGGGCGAGCAGCGGCGGATGGCTGCCGGGCCGGACGACCTCGCTGGGGTGCGGGTCGAACGTCACGACGACCGACGGAACCCCCAGCTCGCGGGCCCGCTCGACGGCCCGGCCGATGATCAGCTGGTGTCCGCGGTGCACCCCGTCATAGGAGCCGATGGTGACGACGCTGCGTCCCCAGTCCTGGGGGATGTCCTCCAAGCCACGCCAGCGCTGCACTCTGACCGCTCCTCGCCCGAACCTGTGTACGTGGGTTTGCCTCTTACGCAGGTCTAAGACTGCCATGCTCACGCCCTGCGGCCTGCATCGGCATGGTCATCGGGGCCCCGAGCGCCTCCACCGTCCGCCGCGCGCCGGGGCCGACGACCGCCGCCCACTCCTGCGGGGCGTCGGCCAGCCACCCGATGACCAGGGCGCCGAACCCGGGCACGTCACGGGCGAGCACGACCAGCAGCCGGTCGAACAGACCGGCCCCTTCGGGGGTACGGACCAGCAGCATCCCGGTGCGGTGCACCAGGGCCCGGGTGCGGGCCTGCGACCGCCCGCCGCAGCCGGTCGCGGCAGCCCGCAGCAGCGCTTCCAGCACGATCGGGTCCCGGTACGCACCGCCCTGCTCGAAGTCCAGCAGCACCTCCAGCAAGGTGTCCCGCAGTTGCTGGGACGCGGGGCCGCCGGGCGAGGCCAGTACCCCGGCGAGTGCTCCTCTGACCGGCGCGGGCGCCGGGCGGTCCCTGAGCAGTCCGGTCAGCAGGGGAAGCAGCAGCGCCCGTGCGGCGGGCCCGTGCTCCAGCCTGCGGTCGAGGTAGGCGGCGGTGTGCGAGGTGTCCCCGGGGTGGCTGTCGACATAGGCGCGTACGAGCCCGGCGGTGTGCAGGGCGAGCGCGGGAGCATCGAGCCCGGCGAGCGCGCGGAGCACCTCACCCGCGCCGTCCCCGGGGCAGACGAGTCGCTCCCGGTACGCGGCCAGCACCGGTTCAGGATGTGTGGGCAGCGCGACGGCGAGTGCGGCGACGGTCACCTCGGGCCCGCCCGCGACGAAGGCCCGGAGGGCCTGCGGCAGATAGCGGTCCCTGGTCTGCGGATCGGCGACGAGCAGGGCGAGCACGGGGCCGTGCAGATCGGTGTCGGCCGGGCGGGCCAGCAGAGCGAGGGCGGCGCGGCGCAGCAGGGCGCGATCCGTGTCGCGGGTCAGGTGCGGGGCGACGAGCGCCCCGTACGAGGCGGCCGCGATCCGCCGGACCCGACGGTCCTCGTCACGCGACCACCGCTCGACGGCCCGGCAGAGCGCGGCCGGCTCGTCCTCGGCCAGCGCGGCCAGCAGTTCGTCGGCGCGGGGGTGGCCGGACGAGACGAGCGCGTCGGTCAGATCGTCCACGGCCAGATCGCGGCGTGCGTAGAGAAGCGCCTGGGCCGCGGCCGCCACGGTGGGCCGCAGCACCCCGCCCGCGTCGGCGGCGAGCGGGTGCTCGTCGGTGAACCAGGCGCACAGCAGCGGCTGGATCGTACGCGGCTGGGCGGCGAGCCGACGGGCCACGGCGTCCAGGAATCGCCCGCTGCCCCCTTCGGAGTCGGTGTCGCTGCGCGGTGGCCCGTCGGCGGGGACGAGGCGCCGGAACAGATCCATCCGGTCCGCCTCGGGCAGCCGCAGCCGCCGCCAGAACCACGGTCCGAGCTCGGCGTACGTACCCCGCGCAACGGACCCGCCGCCATCGGCCGAGCTCCGGACGATGCGCCCGGCGAGCAGCCGGAGCACCCCGAGGTGCGGCCTGGCGTCGGGGACCCGAAGCAGCGTCTCCGACAGCAGATGTACGGCCCACCAGCGCGCGTCGGGGAACGGCACGCCGCTGTCCGGGGGGCCCTCCGCGGCTTGTGCGGATGGGTCGGGCTGGGCGGGCTCGGAGGGCTCCGCGGCCGTCAGCCGGTCCAGCGCCTCGATCAGGTCGGCCAGCCGGTGGGCCAGCGCGGCCGGGCCCTGGCGGCGGCCCAGCAGGAGGAGCGCCTGGATCACCGGCCCGATGCGGTGGCGCGGCACGGGAAGAGTGTGCGGCTGCTCCGGTGCGGATGCCGTCTCCGGCGCGGGCCGCCCGCCCGGTCGACGGGGTTGTGGCACCCGGTCCCTCTCCCCCGCGTCCGCGTGCCACCGGTGCACCAGCGCCCGCAGCGCCGCCTCCAGGTCCAGATGCGCACCCTGGACCCAGTCGCCCAGCTCCTCGTGCGCGAACCGGTATCCCGCTCCCGCCGGCACCAGCAGGCCCTCGGTCAGTACCGCCGACGCCCAGCCCGTGCGCCACGGGAAGACCTCCTCGAACGCGGCCCGGTCCAGCTCCCCCTGCCCGGGCCCCAGGCAGCGCCGGGCCGCCTCGTGGACCTGGCCCGCCACCCGCGCCGCCAGCCGCCGCACCGCCCTGCCGTGCGGCGCGGGACGCCATTGGGCGGCGATCCGGACCGCGATGCGCAGGCACATGAGGTCCAGGTGGGCGCCGAAGACCTCCTCGGTGTCGGGACGCCCCGGGGCGCCCGCCGGCAGCGCCTCGCGTACCTCCGCGAGCAGCCGCAGCGTGAGCGGGTGCCGGTCGTGGCCGACGGCCAGCGCGTCGGGCGGGAGGGCGTACCCCTCCCGGGCCCTTTCGGCCTGGCCCACGGTCAGGTCGCCGATGCGGACGGCCGACGGGAGCCGCCTGGCGGGCCGGGCCGGGCGGTGCAGCGCACCCGGCGGGCAGAGCGCGCCCGCCGTCTCCCAGTGCTCGGGCCGGCAGGCCACGACGAGCCGTGCCCCGTGCTCGCGCAGCCAGTCGACCGTGCCCGCCGTCCACCGGGCCAGCCGGTGTGCCAGGACGGGCGGCATCTCCTCGGGGCCGTCCAGCAGGACGAGCAGCGGGCTGCCGGCGTCCACTGCCAGCCGGGCCACCCGCTCAGGGGTGGCGGTCGCCATGTCACCGACGGCTCCGGCGGCGGTGACGATGCGGCCCGCCTGCCGGAGCGTGCGGGCGATCGCGTCGGCGACGGAGGTGTCGTCGGCCAGCAGATCGGCGCCGCGCAGCCACAGGGTGAGCGCGGGCACCGGGCCCCGGGCCCGTCGTGCGGCGAGCGCGGCAAGTTCGGTGGTGCGGCCGGTGCCGGGTGCCCCGACCAGGCCGAGCACCACCGCGGGCTGCTCCGTGGTCGGGCCGGCCGCGGTGAACGTGTGGAACTCCGCGAGGGCGTCGGGCCGTTCCACCGGATCGGGCCAGGCGACCGGGCCGCCCGCGGAGCCGACCGACATGGCGGTGAGCTGGAGCGCCCCCGCCGCGTTCAGGTCGGTTCCGTAGCCCGGCACTTCCATCGCGTTGCGCCGCAGGAGCGCACCCAGCGGGCCGTCGCGGTCCTGGCCGGCCAGCGGAACCGCGCAGCCGGCGGCGTCGTGTCCGGTGCGCAGGGCGGTGCCCAGGACGGCGATGACGGCGCCGCTGTCCGGATCGAGGACGGGCCCGCCGACGGCCGCACCGCGGAGCCGTAGGGCGTCGCTGCCGTCCGTGCCGAGGGCCAGCTCCAGCGCCCGGCCGATCGTGTGGGTGCGGCCGCCGGCGGTGTACGTCACCGAGGCCGTACCGAGGACGCGCGCCTCGCGCCAGCCGTGTGCGGCGATCGTGACGTACGTACCGGAGTCGATCCGCTCCCTGGGGGCGATCGGCAGGGGCGGCACGCCGAGTGCTTCCGGTCCGCCGGTGGGCAGGAGCGCGAGGTCCAGTTCCGGCAGGGCGATGATGTCGAGGGCCTCGACGCGGCAGCTGCGGCCGTCGGCGCCGTGCACGAGGAGGTGGGGCAGCCCGTCGACCGCCTCGTGACTGGTCACCACCGTGCCCCGGCCGTCCGCGACGAAGCCGGTCCCCCGCGGCCGGCCGGCCGGATCGCACAGTCGTACCAGCGTCGCCCGGTCCCCGCATCCCATGATCCGACGTTATGGCGATGGTGATCGGCGCGAGAAGCACTCGGGGTAAAAGCGCCCCGTTTGCACCCCCGATTCACTCCGAGCGCCTGCCCGTTGGGGTGAATCAAGGGTGTTCGCCGGACAGAATCCGGTGGGGGGTCGTGGAGCGGGCAGAGAGGTCCTGCCCGCTCCACGACGGGAGCCACGACGAGGGGCCGGAACGGCCCCGGTTGTCAGGCGAAGACGGCGAGGCTCTTGGCCTTGCCCTTCTGCTCCTCGACGAGGACCAGGAAGCGTCCGTCGGGCCCGAAGACCGCGACCGGACCCGGCGGGTACGCGGGCATGTCCAGCCGCACGCCGTTGAGCAGCAGCTTGGCGCGCTTGTCGTCGACGTCCCAGCGGGGGAAGGCCGAATCGGCGGCCTCGGCCACCGGCATCACGACCAGCTCCTCCTGGTGCTGGTCGATCGTCCGCGCGGCATCGAGACCGTACGGACCGACGCGGGTACGCCGCAGGGCGGTCAGATGCCCGCCCACACCGAGCCCGGCACCGAGGTCGCGCGCGATGGCCCGGATGTACGTACCGGAGGAGCAGACCACCGAGACGACCAGGTCGACCACCGGGGTGCCGTCCTCGGCGACGGCCTCACGGACGTCGTAGACGTGGAAGGACGAGATGGTCACCGGCCGGGCCGGGATCTCGAACTCCTCGCCACCACGCACCCGTGCGTAGGACCGTTTGCCGTCGATCTTGATGGCGCTGACCTTGGACGGCACCTGCATGATGGCGCCGGTCAGGGCGGCGACGCCCGCGTCGATGCCCTCGCGCGTCACACCGGAGGCGTCGGTGGACGAGGTGATCTCGCCCTCCGCGTCGTCCGTGACCGTGTCCTGGCCGAGCCGGATCGTACCGAGGTACTCCTTCTCGGTCAGTGCGAGATGGCCGAGGAGCTTGGTGGCCTTCTCGACGCCGAGCACGAGCACTCCGGTCGCCATCGGGTCCAGCGTGCCGGCGTGGCCGACGCGGCGGGTCCGGGCGATGCCGCGCATCTTGGCGACGACGTCGTGCGAAGTGAAGCCGGACGGCTTGTCGACGATGACAAGGCCGTCCGGCGTTTTGTTCTGCGTCATGCGGAAGGTGAGTCCTCGTCCTCGTCCTCCGGCTTGCGGTACGGGTCCGCGTCGCCCGCGTACGTGGCGCCCGAGGACGCCTCGCGCACCTTGGCGTCCGAGGCCCGTGCCCGGTCGAGGAGGTCCTCGATCGCCTTGGCGTTCTCGGGCAGCGCGTCCGCCACGAAGGAGAGCGTGGGGGTGAACTTCGTCCCCGCCGCCGAGCCGACCGCCGAGCGCAGGATGCCCTTGGCGCTCTCCAGCCCGGCCGCCGCGCTCGCGCGCTCCTCGTCGTCGCCGTAGACCGTGTAGAAGACCGTGGCCTCCCGCAGGTCGCCGGTGACGCGGGTGTCCGTGATGGTCACGTGCGTACCCAGGCGCGGGTCCTTGATTCCACGCTGCAGTTTCTCGGCGACCACCTCCTGGATGAGGTCCGCCAGCTTCTTAGCCCGCGCGTTGTCGGCCACTGGTCCGTCTCCTTCTCGCCTTGCTCAATCGTCTTCGTCGCTGTGCAGCCGCCGCCGTACGGACAGCAGCTCCACTTCCGGCCGGCCGGCGACCAACCGCTCGCACCGGTCGAGTACGTCTGTGAGGTGCCCGGTGTCCCCGGAGACCACGGCGAGGCCGATCTCGGCCCTGCGATGGAGGTCCTGACCGCCCGTCTCCGCCACGCTCACCGCGTACTTGCGCTGGAGCTCGGCAACGATCGGACGGACTATGGAGCGCTTCTCCTTCAACGACCGTACGTCGCCGAGAAGCAGATCGAAGGACAGTGTCCCCACATACATGTGTGTCCGGATGTCCCGCCGGTTCGGGTTCGTGCCCCGCCGGTGATTGGCAGGGACACAAGAACCGTACACGGAACGGCCGGGGCCGATCGACGGATATACGTCCCGTCGACCGGCCCCGACTGTTGAGGTACGGGTCAGCCTCGCGGCTTCTCGCGCATCTCGTACGTCGCGATGACGTCGTCGATCTTGATGTCGTTGAAGTTTCCGAGGTTGATACCGCCCTCGAAGCCTTCGCGGATCTCGGTGACGTCGTCCTTGAAGCGGCGCAGACCGGAGATGTTGAGGCTCTCCGCGATGACCTTGCCATCGCGCAGCAGGCGCGCCTTGGTGTTGCGCTTGACCTCGCCGGACCGGACCAGCACACCGGCGATGTTGCCCAGCTTGGACGAGCGGAAGATCTCGCGGATCTCCGCCGTACCGAGCTCGACCTCTTCGTACTCCGGCTTGAGCATGCCCTTGAGGGCCGCTTCGATCTCTTCGATCGCCTGGTAGATGACCGAGTAGTACCGGACGTCCACACCTTCGCGGTCGGCCATCTGCGCGGCACGCCCTGCGGCGCGCACGTTGAAGCCGATCACGATGGCGTCGGAGCCGGTCGCCAGGTCGATGTCCGACTCGGTGACCGCACCCACACCGCGGTGCAGGACCCGGATGTCGACCTCTTCACCGACGTCGAGCTGGAGCAGCGAGGACTCGAGAGCCTCCACCGAACCGGACGCGTCGCCCTTGATGATGAGGTTGAGCTCCTGGACCAGACCGGCCTTGAGCGCCTCGTCCAGGTTCTCCAGGGAGAACCGGACACCCTTGCGGGCGAAGTTGGCGTTGCGCTCACGAGCGGCACGCTTCTCGGCGATCTGACGGGCCGTACGGTCCTCGTCGACGACCAGGAAGTTGTCGCCGGCACCCGGGACGTTGGTGAGACCCAGCACGAGGACGGGGGTCGAGGGACCCGCTTCCTCGACGTTCTCGCCCTTGTCGTCGAGCATCGCGCGGACTCGGCCGTACGCGTCGCCGACCACCATCGTGTCGCCGACCCGCAGCGTGCCTCGCTGGACCAGGACGGTCGCAACGGCACCGCGGCCGCGGTCGAGGTGGGACTCGATCGCAATACCCTGCGCGTCCTGCTCCGGGTTGGCCCGCAGGTCGAGCGAGGCGTCGGCGGTGAGGACGACGGCCTCCAGAAGAGCCTCGATGTTGAGGCCCTGCTTGGCGGAGATGTCGACGAACATCGTGTCGCCGCCGTACTCCTCGGCCACCAGACCGAACTCGGTGAGCTGACCGCGCACCTTGGTCGGGTCCGCACCCTCGACGTCGATCTTGTTGACCGCGACCACGATCGGCACGTCGGCCGCCTTGGCGTGGTTCAACGCCTCGATCGTCTGGGGCATCACACCGTCGTTCGCCGCCACCACGAGGATCGCGATGTCGGTGGACTTCGCACCACGTGCACGCATGGCGGTGAACGCCTCGTGACCCGGGGTGTCGATGAAGGTGATACGGCGGTCCTCGCCGTTGACCTCGGCGCCGACCTGGTACGCACCGATGTGCTGCGTGATGCCGCCGGCCTCGCCCGCAATGACGTTCGTCTTGCGGATCGCGTCCAGCAGTCGGGTCTTACCGTGGTCGACGTGACCCATGACGGTCACGACCGGCGGACGGGAGACCAGAGCCTCTTCGCCGCCCTCGTCCTCGCCGAACTCGATGTCGAAGGACTCGAGCAGCTCGCGGTCCTCCTCCTCCGGGCTGACGATCTCCAGGACGAAGTTCATCTCGTCCGCGAGCATCTTCAGCGTCTCGTCGGAGACGGACTGCGTGGCAGTGACCATCTCGCCGAGGTTCATCATCACGCCGACGAGCGACGCCGGGTTGGCGTTGATCTTCTCGGCGAAATCGGTGAGGGAGGCACCGCGCGACAGCCGGACAGCCTGTCCGTTGCCGCGAGGCAGCATGACGCCGCCCACCGACGGGGCCTGCATGGCCTCGTACTCCTGGCGCCTCTGCCGCTTCGACTTGCGACCACGACGCGCGGGACCGCCGGGGCGGCCGAAGGCGCCCTGCGTGCCACCACGGCCACCGGGACCGCCGGGTCGTCCACCGAATCCGGGACGACCGCCGAAGCCGCCGCCACCACCGGGACGACCTGCGCCGCCACCGCCACCGCCGCCACCGGGACGACCGGCGAAACCGCCGCCGCCGCCACCGGGACCGGCCGGACGGCCTGCGAAGCCGCCGCCACCGGGACGGCCTGCGCCGCCACCGCCGCCGGGACGACCGCCGCCGCCACCGGGACCACGGCCACCGCCGGGGCCACCACCGGGACGCGGGCCGGCAGCGGGACGCTGCGGCATCATGCCCGGGTTCGGACGGTTACCGCCGGCGCCGGGGGCGCCGCCGGGACGAGGAGACTGCGGGCGCGGCATGCCGCCCGGAGACGGACGTGCGCCGCCCTGACCCTGACCCTGCGGACGCGGGGCGCCGCCGGGGCCGCCCTGCGGACGCGGGGCGCCGGGGCGCTCCGAGCCGCCACCGGGACGCGGGGCGCCACCGGGACGGGGCGACTGCGGACGGGCCATGCCCGTCGAGCCACCGGAGGTGAAGGGGTTGTTGCCCGGACGGGGACCCGCCGGACGGGCGCCGCCGGGGCGCGGGGCGCCCTGGCCCGCGGGGCGGGCGGGGCGCTCGGCGCCACGCTCTCCACCACGGCCGCCGTCGCGCTGGCCACCGTCACGCTGACCACCGTCGCGGCCACCGTCACGCTGACCGCCGGCCGGAGCCGGACGGGCAGGGCGGGGACCCGGGGTGGCACCCGCGGGACGCGGGGCCTGCTGCTGCTGCGGCGCTGCCTGCTGGGCCGGAGCCGGAGCCGAGAACTCGGCTGCGGGCACCGGGGTGACCGGGGCGGCCTTCGGCGCGGGCTTGGGGCCCGGACGCGGGCCCGCCGACGGCGCGGCAGGTGCAGCGGGGGTGGTGCTCGCCGGGGCTTCGGCAGCGGCCGGCTTGGGAGCCGGTGCGCCGGGCTTCGGAGCACCGGGACGTGCCGCAGCGGCCGGGGAGGGCGCTGCGGGCTTCACAGGGGCGGCCTTACGGGGCGCGCCAGGCTTTGCAGCGGACTTGCCGGCGTTGCCGCCGGGCCCCTGCAGTGCGTCAGTCAACTTGCGTACAACCGGCGCCTCGATCGTCGAGGACGCCGAACGTACGAATTCACCGAGTTCTTGGAGCTTGGCCATGACGACCTTGCTCTCAACCCCGAACTCCTTGGCGAGTTCGTATACCCGGACCTTAGCCACTTCGCTCCTTTTAGGTCCGGGTTACCGCCGGACCGTCGCTACTTCATGGGCGTACTCATCGCGTACTCATCGAGTGCTCATCGCAATCTCGACCTACTTCCAACTCGCGAGGTACCTGACCGCACGGGGACCCGTGCCGTTCGTTATTGCGGTGTCACCCGCTCGACAAACCGCTGTACCGCGGCGGGGTCGAACGGCCCCTTGGCCTTGAAGGCCCGGGGGAATGCCCGGCGGCGAACCGCCAGGTCCAGACAGTCGGAGACGGGGTGTACGTAGGCACCCCGGCCGGGCAGCGTACCGCGCGGATCGGGGACGCATGCGTCCTCGTCCACCACGATGCGCAGCAGCTCGCTCTTGGCCGCTCGCTCCCGGCATCCCACACAGGTTCGCTCAGGGCAAGCGCGGGCTTGCGTCCGGCCAGACACGTTTAAGTCTACCTCCCCGTATCGACCTCACCCCTTTGGGGCAAAAATCGAACGGATGTTGTCGTGATCTCAGCGGCGAGCCGACGTGATCTATTCCCGGACGCCGCGTCCCGGCCGGTCCGCGGCGGGCTCGGACACCCGCC
This genomic interval from Streptomyces sp. NBC_00464 contains the following:
- a CDS encoding serine protease codes for the protein MGCGDRATLVRLCDPAGRPRGTGFVADGRGTVVTSHEAVDGLPHLLVHGADGRSCRVEALDIIALPELDLALLPTGGPEALGVPPLPIAPRERIDSGTYVTIAAHGWREARVLGTASVTYTAGGRTHTIGRALELALGTDGSDALRLRGAAVGGPVLDPDSGAVIAVLGTALRTGHDAAGCAVPLAGQDRDGPLGALLRRNAMEVPGYGTDLNAAGALQLTAMSVGSAGGPVAWPDPVERPDALAEFHTFTAAGPTTEQPAVVLGLVGAPGTGRTTELAALAARRARGPVPALTLWLRGADLLADDTSVADAIARTLRQAGRIVTAAGAVGDMATATPERVARLAVDAGSPLLVLLDGPEEMPPVLAHRLARWTAGTVDWLREHGARLVVACRPEHWETAGALCPPGALHRPARPARRLPSAVRIGDLTVGQAERAREGYALPPDALAVGHDRHPLTLRLLAEVREALPAGAPGRPDTEEVFGAHLDLMCLRIAVRIAAQWRPAPHGRAVRRLAARVAGQVHEAARRCLGPGQGELDRAAFEEVFPWRTGWASAVLTEGLLVPAGAGYRFAHEELGDWVQGAHLDLEAALRALVHRWHADAGERDRVPQPRRPGGRPAPETASAPEQPHTLPVPRHRIGPVIQALLLLGRRQGPAALAHRLADLIEALDRLTAAEPSEPAQPDPSAQAAEGPPDSGVPFPDARWWAVHLLSETLLRVPDARPHLGVLRLLAGRIVRSSADGGGSVARGTYAELGPWFWRRLRLPEADRMDLFRRLVPADGPPRSDTDSEGGSGRFLDAVARRLAAQPRTIQPLLCAWFTDEHPLAADAGGVLRPTVAAAAQALLYARRDLAVDDLTDALVSSGHPRADELLAALAEDEPAALCRAVERWSRDEDRRVRRIAAASYGALVAPHLTRDTDRALLRRAALALLARPADTDLHGPVLALLVADPQTRDRYLPQALRAFVAGGPEVTVAALAVALPTHPEPVLAAYRERLVCPGDGAGEVLRALAGLDAPALALHTAGLVRAYVDSHPGDTSHTAAYLDRRLEHGPAARALLLPLLTGLLRDRPAPAPVRGALAGVLASPGGPASQQLRDTLLEVLLDFEQGGAYRDPIVLEALLRAAATGCGGRSQARTRALVHRTGMLLVRTPEGAGLFDRLLVVLARDVPGFGALVIGWLADAPQEWAAVVGPGARRTVEALGAPMTMPMQAAGREHGSLRPA
- the truB gene encoding tRNA pseudouridine(55) synthase TruB, which encodes MTQNKTPDGLVIVDKPSGFTSHDVVAKMRGIARTRRVGHAGTLDPMATGVLVLGVEKATKLLGHLALTEKEYLGTIRLGQDTVTDDAEGEITSSTDASGVTREGIDAGVAALTGAIMQVPSKVSAIKIDGKRSYARVRGGEEFEIPARPVTISSFHVYDVREAVAEDGTPVVDLVVSVVCSSGTYIRAIARDLGAGLGVGGHLTALRRTRVGPYGLDAARTIDQHQEELVVMPVAEAADSAFPRWDVDDKRAKLLLNGVRLDMPAYPPGPVAVFGPDGRFLVLVEEQKGKAKSLAVFA
- the rbfA gene encoding 30S ribosome-binding factor RbfA; protein product: MADNARAKKLADLIQEVVAEKLQRGIKDPRLGTHVTITDTRVTGDLREATVFYTVYGDDEERASAAAGLESAKGILRSAVGSAAGTKFTPTLSFVADALPENAKAIEDLLDRARASDAKVREASSGATYAGDADPYRKPEDEDEDSPSA
- a CDS encoding DUF503 domain-containing protein codes for the protein MYVGTLSFDLLLGDVRSLKEKRSIVRPIVAELQRKYAVSVAETGGQDLHRRAEIGLAVVSGDTGHLTDVLDRCERLVAGRPEVELLSVRRRLHSDEDD
- the infB gene encoding translation initiation factor IF-2; this translates as MAKVRVYELAKEFGVESKVVMAKLQELGEFVRSASSTIEAPVVRKLTDALQGPGGNAGKSAAKPGAPRKAAPVKPAAPSPAAAARPGAPKPGAPAPKPAAAEAPASTTPAAPAAPSAGPRPGPKPAPKAAPVTPVPAAEFSAPAPAQQAAPQQQQAPRPAGATPGPRPARPAPAGGQRDGGRDGGQRDGGQRDGGRGGERGAERPARPAGQGAPRPGGARPAGPRPGNNPFTSGGSTGMARPQSPRPGGAPRPGGGSERPGAPRPQGGPGGAPRPQGQGQGGARPSPGGMPRPQSPRPGGAPGAGGNRPNPGMMPQRPAAGPRPGGGPGGGRGPGGGGGRPGGGGGAGRPGGGGFAGRPAGPGGGGGGFAGRPGGGGGGGGAGRPGGGGGFGGRPGFGGRPGGPGGRGGTQGAFGRPGGPARRGRKSKRQRRQEYEAMQAPSVGGVMLPRGNGQAVRLSRGASLTDFAEKINANPASLVGVMMNLGEMVTATQSVSDETLKMLADEMNFVLEIVSPEEEDRELLESFDIEFGEDEGGEEALVSRPPVVTVMGHVDHGKTRLLDAIRKTNVIAGEAGGITQHIGAYQVGAEVNGEDRRITFIDTPGHEAFTAMRARGAKSTDIAILVVAANDGVMPQTIEALNHAKAADVPIVVAVNKIDVEGADPTKVRGQLTEFGLVAEEYGGDTMFVDISAKQGLNIEALLEAVVLTADASLDLRANPEQDAQGIAIESHLDRGRGAVATVLVQRGTLRVGDTMVVGDAYGRVRAMLDDKGENVEEAGPSTPVLVLGLTNVPGAGDNFLVVDEDRTARQIAEKRAARERNANFARKGVRFSLENLDEALKAGLVQELNLIIKGDASGSVEALESSLLQLDVGEEVDIRVLHRGVGAVTESDIDLATGSDAIVIGFNVRAAGRAAQMADREGVDVRYYSVIYQAIEEIEAALKGMLKPEYEEVELGTAEIREIFRSSKLGNIAGVLVRSGEVKRNTKARLLRDGKVIAESLNISGLRRFKDDVTEIREGFEGGINLGNFNDIKIDDVIATYEMREKPRG
- a CDS encoding YlxR family protein, with product MSGRTQARACPERTCVGCRERAAKSELLRIVVDEDACVPDPRGTLPGRGAYVHPVSDCLDLAVRRRAFPRAFKAKGPFDPAAVQRFVERVTPQ